Proteins from a genomic interval of Papaver somniferum cultivar HN1 chromosome 4, ASM357369v1, whole genome shotgun sequence:
- the LOC113275925 gene encoding NEP1-interacting protein-like 2 isoform X1 — MEIIRPCTCNGRNQNGSGICGLCGNLGMVSSRGSSSSRSYVGGMTGGGDERRYESRESWIYYYIPRLIVAALSGALTGLFALAGAFTGAITGALAGRASDSGVLRGAGLGAVAGAILSVEVLEASRAYWCSERSGSRTSSSMADFIEELLHGRFAHQQFAPMFTAYRLQVSIGNVRYDQMYDVPNEVASKGLSADSMKKLSYHVVKDEKRGTSDSVCCAICLQEIEVGDTVRCLQRCRHTFHLACVDRWFLGHGSCPVCRQDVTL; from the exons atgGAAATTATTCGCCCTTGTACTTGTAATGGAAGAAACCAGAACGGGTCTGGAATTTGTGGATTATGTGGAAATCTTGGAATGGTTTCGAGCAGAGGATCGTCGTCATCGCGTTCGTATGTTGGAGGAATGACTGGTGGTGGAGATGAAAGAAGATACGAAAGTAGAGAAAGTTGGATTTATTATTATATACCAAGATTGATTGTTGCTGCACTTTCTGGAGCTCTTACTGGCTTATTTGCTCTTG CTGGAGCTTTTACAGGTGCAATTACTGGTGCATTAGCAGGTCGTGCTTCTGATAGTGGTGTTCTTCGTGGAGCTGGTCTAGGAGCTGTTGCTGGAGCCATCCTCTCTGTTGAGGTATTAGAAGCATCACGTGCATACTGGTGTTCAGAACGATCCGGTTCCCGGACCTCATCATCCATG GCAGATTTCATAGAGGAACTACTCCATGGCCGTTTTGCACACCAACAGTTTGCACCAATGTTCACAGCCTATCGCTTGCAG GTAAGCATCGGCAACGTAAGATATGATCAGATGTATGATGTTCCTAATGAAGTTGCATCAAAGGGTTTGTCTGCCGATTCTATGAAAAAGCTCTCGTACCACGTGGTAAAAGATGAAAAGAGAGGCACCAGTGATAGCGTCTGCTGCGCGATTTGCTTGCAG GAAATTGAAGTGGGAGATACTGTGAGATGTCTACAGCGATGCCGGCACACGTTTCATTTGGCATGTGTGGATAGATGGTTCCTTGGCCATGGCTCATGCCCAGTGTGCAGACAAGATGTAACTTTGTAA
- the LOC113275925 gene encoding NEP1-interacting protein-like 2 isoform X2: MEIIRPCTCNGRNQNGSGICGLCGNLGMVSSRGSSSSRSYVGGMTGGGDERRYESRESWIYYYIPRLIVAALSGALTGLFALGAITGALAGRASDSGVLRGAGLGAVAGAILSVEVLEASRAYWCSERSGSRTSSSMADFIEELLHGRFAHQQFAPMFTAYRLQVSIGNVRYDQMYDVPNEVASKGLSADSMKKLSYHVVKDEKRGTSDSVCCAICLQEIEVGDTVRCLQRCRHTFHLACVDRWFLGHGSCPVCRQDVTL, from the exons atgGAAATTATTCGCCCTTGTACTTGTAATGGAAGAAACCAGAACGGGTCTGGAATTTGTGGATTATGTGGAAATCTTGGAATGGTTTCGAGCAGAGGATCGTCGTCATCGCGTTCGTATGTTGGAGGAATGACTGGTGGTGGAGATGAAAGAAGATACGAAAGTAGAGAAAGTTGGATTTATTATTATATACCAAGATTGATTGTTGCTGCACTTTCTGGAGCTCTTACTGGCTTATTTGCTCTTG GTGCAATTACTGGTGCATTAGCAGGTCGTGCTTCTGATAGTGGTGTTCTTCGTGGAGCTGGTCTAGGAGCTGTTGCTGGAGCCATCCTCTCTGTTGAGGTATTAGAAGCATCACGTGCATACTGGTGTTCAGAACGATCCGGTTCCCGGACCTCATCATCCATG GCAGATTTCATAGAGGAACTACTCCATGGCCGTTTTGCACACCAACAGTTTGCACCAATGTTCACAGCCTATCGCTTGCAG GTAAGCATCGGCAACGTAAGATATGATCAGATGTATGATGTTCCTAATGAAGTTGCATCAAAGGGTTTGTCTGCCGATTCTATGAAAAAGCTCTCGTACCACGTGGTAAAAGATGAAAAGAGAGGCACCAGTGATAGCGTCTGCTGCGCGATTTGCTTGCAG GAAATTGAAGTGGGAGATACTGTGAGATGTCTACAGCGATGCCGGCACACGTTTCATTTGGCATGTGTGGATAGATGGTTCCTTGGCCATGGCTCATGCCCAGTGTGCAGACAAGATGTAACTTTGTAA
- the LOC113275926 gene encoding O-fucosyltransferase 3-like, translating into MEVRSDVVHHLRNDNSNNNNKIPSSSSLPSSLPRTRLQVWFIRVCSSILVWTLFIQLVAVGELWQPHLLKGLSNHFKAVRLEEVAPPPAPLLPQRVYKSNGYLKVSCNGGLNQMRAAICDMVTVARFLNLTLVVPELDKTSFWADPSNFDDIFDMKHFIDSLRDEVHIIKRLPKRLNRKVANQLLEMSPVSWSTEKYYLEQVLPLFSKYKVIHFNKTDARVANNGLPVDFQKLRCRVNYQALKFTPRINALGNKLGRLLKEKGTFVALHLRYEMDMLAFSGCTHGCTETEAEELKRMRYAYPWWREKEIVSEERRSQGLCPLTPEEAALVLQALGFHRDTQIYIASGEIYGNERRLATLRAAFPRIVKKEMLLDPMDLQQFQNHSSQMAALDFMVSVASDTFIPTYDGNMAKLVEGHRRYLGFHKSILLDRRKLVELLDLYQNGTIPLGRFSSDVRLMHEKRLGQPSRRKAIVDKPKEEDYFYANPHECVCERVNCDGNPGNSSVNR; encoded by the exons ATGGAAGTTAGATCTGATGTTGTTCATCACTTGAGAAATGATAACAGCAACAATAATAATAAGAtaccttcttcatcatcattaccATCGTCGTTACCAAGAACTAGATTACAAGTATGGTTTATTCGTGTATGTTCAAGTATATTGGTTTGGACATTGTTCATTCAGTTAGTTGCTGTAGGTGAGCTCTGGCAACCTCATTTGTTAAAGGGTTTGTCTAATCACTTTAAGGCCGTTCGGCTTGAAGAAGTTGCTCCTCCTCCTGCCCCTCTTCTTCCTCAAA GAGTCTACAAAAGCAATGGTTATCTTAAAGTGTCTTGCAATGGCGGCTTAAACCAAATGCGAGCTGCA ATTTGTGACATGGTGACAGTTGCTCGATTTTTGAACCTCACATTAGTTGTTCCAGAGCTTGATAAAACTTCGTTTTGGGCTGATCCTAG taattttgatgatatttttgataTGAAGCACTTCATTGATTCATTAAGAGATGAGGTACATATCATTAAGAGGTTGCCAAAGAGACTGAACAGGAAAGTTGCAAATCAACTGCTTGAGATGTCACCTGTAAGCTGGTCAACTGAGAAGTACTATTTAGAACAG GTTCTGCCACTTTTCAGCAAGTATAAAGTGATCCATTTTAACAAAACTGATGCACGTGTGGCCAACAATGGGTTACCAGTTGACTTTCAAAAGCTCAGATGCCGTGTCAATTATCAAGCCCTGAAGTTTACCCCACGAATTAACGCATTGGGGAATAAACTGGGTCGCCTTCTCAAAGAGAAGGGAACTTTTGTGGCATTACATTTGAGATATGAGATGGACATGCTGGCCTTTTCTGGCTGTACTCATGGATGCACCGAGACAGAAGCGGAAGAGCTCAAGAGAATGAG GTATGCATATCCGTGGTGGAGAGAGAAAGAGATAGTGTCAGAAGAGAGGAGATCGCAGGGGTTATGTCCTCTTACTCCTGAGGAGGCTGCATTAGTGTTACAAGCCCTTGGCTTCCATAGAGATACCCAAATTTATATTGCCTCTGGTGAGATCTATGGGAATGAGCGGAGGCTTGCAACGTTGCGTGCAGCATTTCCAAGGATT GTAAAGAAGGAAATGTTACTAGATCCAATGGATCTTCAGCAGTTTCAGAACCACTCATCTCAAATGGCAGCCCTAGATTTTATGGTCTCAGTTGCCAGCGATACATTTATTCCCACTTACGATGGGAACATGGCTAAACTTGTTGAAGGTCACCGCAG ATATCTTGGGTTTCACAAATCTATACTGCTAGATAGAAGAAaacttgtagagttgctagaccTTTATCAaaatggaacaattcctttgggaaGGTTCTCAAGTGATGTTCGGTTGATGCATGAGAAAAGGTTGGGACAGCCAAGTCGTCGGAAGGCTATCGTGGACAAGCCAAAGGAAGAAGACTACTTCTATGCAAACCCTCATGAATGTGTTTGTGAAAGAGTGAACTGTGATGGAAACCCTGGAAACTCAAGTGTTAACCGATGA